One Pseudoalteromonas undina genomic region harbors:
- a CDS encoding AAA family ATPase, producing MSINNNALDTYRLLKATAEVAEKSLEGRIQHYRAHLKSEEKELRTYTQKAAADLLGCNNRTLKRRHDNGDFDDLNIKRGANGHYAYTLVNIFAMADIMDIKPDHRAPTDKLQVIVINSLKGGCGKTTSMVNIAAALATTNIKRYRIGIIDLDPQGSSSSFFPSSEPDPITVGDLMRDCIDLEEGETWPEFVSNSFLPTHIPNIRVLPSGMDDFYFEHETATLLKDTSNYEQTRHYHKLLERVIEPVKDEFDILLIDTAPTLNFMFYNALMASTAMLIPVHPEAVDFDANNKYLKRLGEIYHTVAALGHDGWDFMQFLVTNYVKGNHSQRDIVKDVRSAFGRQVMSYPINHSSAITASSSSFNTIFDQKASDSLASRESLMRAQENIKDVVDELEMLIRSNWQSTQSKLNTPK from the coding sequence ATGTCTATCAATAATAATGCGCTAGATACCTACCGACTTTTGAAAGCAACCGCAGAAGTTGCTGAAAAATCACTAGAAGGACGTATTCAACATTACCGCGCCCATCTTAAGTCTGAAGAAAAAGAATTAAGAACCTACACCCAAAAAGCCGCTGCTGATTTACTTGGTTGTAATAATCGTACCTTAAAAAGACGCCATGACAATGGTGATTTTGACGATTTAAACATAAAACGCGGTGCAAACGGTCATTACGCTTATACGTTGGTTAATATTTTTGCCATGGCCGATATAATGGATATAAAACCCGATCATCGTGCACCGACAGACAAACTCCAAGTTATTGTTATTAATTCACTAAAAGGTGGTTGTGGTAAAACAACGAGCATGGTTAATATTGCTGCAGCACTTGCCACTACTAACATCAAGCGTTACCGAATTGGTATTATCGATTTAGATCCGCAGGGGTCATCATCTAGCTTTTTCCCATCTTCTGAGCCCGATCCAATTACTGTTGGTGATTTAATGCGTGACTGCATTGATCTTGAAGAAGGTGAAACCTGGCCTGAATTTGTTTCAAACTCTTTTTTACCAACTCATATTCCTAATATTCGTGTTTTACCCTCAGGTATGGATGATTTTTATTTTGAACACGAAACTGCAACTTTGCTTAAAGACACCTCAAACTATGAACAAACTCGCCATTACCATAAGCTGTTAGAGCGTGTTATCGAGCCAGTAAAAGATGAATTTGATATTTTACTAATTGATACAGCTCCTACTCTTAACTTTATGTTTTATAATGCATTAATGGCTTCTACAGCGATGCTTATACCGGTTCATCCTGAAGCGGTAGACTTTGATGCTAATAATAAATATTTAAAACGTTTAGGTGAGATTTATCATACCGTTGCAGCTCTTGGTCACGATGGTTGGGACTTTATGCAATTTCTGGTTACCAATTATGTAAAAGGTAATCACTCACAACGTGACATAGTTAAAGACGTAAGAAGCGCCTTTGGTCGCCAAGTCATGAGCTACCCTATTAATCACAGCTCAGCAATTACTGCGAGTTCATCCTCGTTTAATACTATTTTTGATCAAAAAGCGTCTGACAGTTTAGCGAGTAGAGAATCGTTAATGCGCGCACAAGAAAATATCAAAGATGTTGTTGACGAACTCGAAATGCTAATTCGTTCAAATTGGCAATCTACACAATCAAAATTAAATACGCCTAAGTAA
- a CDS encoding transcriptional regulator, which produces MAKKRKNDTRLDPFATAVGSSSLDALLEQANAGDVIRMPAPSDPNREITLVCKVIAHNEIEKSTQVYGKNRRVQALLNEKSVSDILPAIKEDGRNQHPALLWDQGDMSLVLAGSRRRKACILAGADYLVLSSSDFNEQDAKVLAVSSDQYIAPSLWELGQAYQQTRNELIQQGKKGSYREIAVIEGVSHTAIADAIKAYEQISADVIALYPTANHVGREVAKKLINAKERDEVAFNELVVALASNDEVNALEADDKRAMLITKLLTAEPKTALKREAVLENDFISVQRNLKSGDVSIKINNKVMTDKRLEQLTKLLSAFN; this is translated from the coding sequence ATGGCTAAAAAACGTAAAAATGACACCCGCTTAGATCCCTTTGCAACCGCTGTCGGCAGTAGCAGTTTAGACGCTCTTTTAGAGCAAGCTAATGCAGGCGATGTTATTCGTATGCCTGCGCCAAGCGATCCTAATCGCGAAATCACCTTGGTTTGTAAAGTGATTGCTCATAACGAGATTGAAAAATCGACTCAGGTTTATGGTAAAAATCGCCGTGTACAAGCGCTTTTAAACGAAAAGTCGGTATCCGATATACTTCCTGCAATTAAAGAAGATGGACGTAATCAGCACCCCGCCCTGCTTTGGGATCAAGGGGATATGAGTCTTGTTCTTGCAGGCTCAAGACGTCGCAAAGCCTGTATTTTGGCTGGTGCAGATTATCTTGTTTTGAGTTCAAGTGATTTTAATGAGCAAGATGCCAAAGTGTTAGCAGTTTCTTCGGATCAATACATTGCTCCAAGTCTTTGGGAGTTAGGTCAAGCGTATCAGCAAACTCGAAACGAACTCATTCAACAAGGCAAAAAAGGATCGTACCGCGAGATTGCCGTTATTGAAGGGGTATCGCATACCGCCATTGCGGATGCTATTAAAGCGTATGAGCAAATATCTGCCGATGTTATAGCTCTTTACCCAACAGCTAATCATGTTGGTAGAGAAGTCGCTAAAAAGCTGATTAACGCAAAGGAGCGAGACGAGGTTGCATTTAACGAGTTAGTTGTAGCACTTGCAAGCAATGATGAAGTTAATGCCTTAGAAGCCGACGACAAGCGCGCTATGCTGATCACTAAACTATTAACCGCAGAGCCTAAAACAGCATTAAAGCGTGAGGCTGTGCTTGAAAACGACTTTATTAGTGTGCAACGTAACCTTAAAAGTGGTGACGTTTCAATAAAAATTAATAATAAAGTGATGACAGACAAGCGCTTAGAACAACTGACTAAACTATTAAGTGCTTTTAATTAG